From Vicugna pacos chromosome 6, VicPac4, whole genome shotgun sequence, a single genomic window includes:
- the PIGBOS1 gene encoding protein PIGBOS1, with the protein MFGRLTFPQLLFASILGIAGGLYIYQPMFEQYSRDQKELKEKLKLAQDSEEKKN; encoded by the coding sequence atgtttgggaGATTGACTTTTCCACAACTGCTTTTTGCTAGCATCCTTGGAATCGCTGGAGGATTATATATTTATCAACCCATGTTTGAACAGTATTCCAGAGAtcagaaggaattaaaagaaaaattgaaattggCACAAGactcagaagagaagaaaaattaa